Genomic DNA from Streptomyces sp. NBC_01571:
GGTTCGTTTCGAATCGCTCGGGTGGTTTTGGCGATGTTGTCGGATCCGAGGGTCTTCAGGACACCGATGGCGAGGTTGCGGAGGGTTGCCATGGCGCGGGGTGCGGTGCCGGTGTGGACGGTGGAGGCGTCTTCGGCGAAGGTGACGTCCCTGATGTGGTGTGAGGAGTTCTCGATCCCCCAGTGCCCGCGGATCGCGGTGGCAAGGCCGGCGGGGCCGGTCTGGTGGGCGTCGAGGCTGGTGACGGCGTAGAGGCTCTCCCGGGTCTCGCGCTGGCCGGTTTGCTTGCGGCGGCGGTGGACACGGATGGCCAGGCGGCCGTGGGGGAAGGAGATCCCGCCGAGTTCGTCCGGGACGGCGCAGGTCTTGATCGAGCGGGACTCGCGCCTGCCGTGCCCGGTGGTGGAGGCGGTGTGCTGGACGGGAATATCGGGGTCTTCGAGGTTAGGCGGGGTTGAGGTGTCCGCGGGCTCGGCGGGTGGTGACGCAGCGTGTGCGTAGGCGCTGGCTGTCGGCATTGCGGAAGCCGAATGCGTTGCGGGCGACGAGCTTGATGACGCGGTTGATGCCTTCGCTCTTGGCGTTGCTGTGGCCGGTGTCGATGAACCCGGCGATCTCGGGCCACCAGCGGTCGACGGTGGTGGCGAGGGTGCAGGCTTCGGGGATGTCTG
This window encodes:
- a CDS encoding ISAs1 family transposase: MPTASAYAHAASPPAEPADTSTPPNLEDPDIPVQHTASTTGHGRRESRSIKTCAVPDELGGISFPHGRLAIRVHRRRKQTGQRETRESLYAVTSLDAHQTGPAGLATAIRGHWGIENSSHHIRDVTFAEDASTVHTGTAPRAMATLRNLAIGVLKTLGSDNIAKTTRAIRNEPERALHILGITTEPDTYGT